One Sulfurihydrogenibium subterraneum DSM 15120 DNA segment encodes these proteins:
- the metE gene encoding 5-methyltetrahydropteroyltriglutamate--homocysteine S-methyltransferase, with product MKTTVFGYPKIGENRELKKVVESYWKGEITKSQLFEKAHEININRIKKVLEAGIDIVPSNDFSLYDFVLDTATMFNVIPERFKKIEDSLDLYFSMARGSDDAIACEMTKWFDTNYHYIVPELAGDIKLEKNRPLESYKSIKESLSIETKPVIVGPFTFVYLSKVYQRQEGSILMEMVKAPESEKFEYFLDYFADLYNQVLRQLQDEGVKIVQLDEPAFVLDLSDKEVDLALKIYKKVVEGIDKLDVIVQTYYESLSSYEKLVNLPVKGIGLDFVSNTENFENIKRYGFPKDKLLVAGVVSGRDPWKTDLRQTAEFIKSLFDYVSQENIIISNAAPLFHLPVSLKPEVGHLSEDLINLLSFADERLQELTTLKQHFTEGKELPKQNLQDIRDKYKNEEVRKLVNQYKNQGVGRKKPFKERYKKQMDILKLPLFPTTTIGSFPQTQEVRKVRADYKAGRITEKEYKEFIKSQIANVIKIQEDLDLDVLVHGEFERTDMVEFFGEKLEGFAFTKNGWVQSYGTRCVRPPIIYGDVSRPNPMTLEEITYAQSLTNRPVKGMLTGPVTILNWSFYRKDIPKEDIAYQIALALRQEVIDLEKAGIKIIQIDEPAFREGLPLKKSKQEHYLNWAVNAFKLSHDTVKDETQIHTHMCYSEFNEIIEYIYKMDADVISIEASRSKGEILTAFEKFNYDHGIGIGVYDIHSPRVPREEEIEEIVRRSLRYIDKNLIWINPDCGLKTRGWDETIKSLKNMVNVAKKLRSEIQ from the coding sequence ATGAAAACAACTGTTTTTGGTTATCCCAAGATAGGTGAAAATAGAGAGTTAAAAAAAGTGGTAGAATCTTACTGGAAGGGTGAGATTACAAAAAGCCAGCTCTTTGAAAAAGCTCATGAGATTAATATAAACAGAATAAAAAAAGTTTTAGAAGCTGGTATAGATATAGTTCCTTCTAATGACTTTTCACTTTACGACTTTGTCCTTGATACAGCTACTATGTTTAACGTTATCCCTGAAAGGTTTAAAAAGATTGAAGACTCCCTTGACCTATATTTTTCAATGGCAAGGGGAAGTGATGATGCTATTGCCTGTGAAATGACAAAGTGGTTTGATACAAACTATCACTACATAGTTCCAGAGCTTGCAGGAGATATAAAACTTGAAAAAAATAGACCATTAGAATCTTACAAAAGTATCAAAGAAAGTCTATCAATAGAAACAAAACCTGTGATAGTAGGACCTTTTACATTTGTTTATCTGTCAAAAGTCTATCAAAGACAGGAAGGCTCTATTTTAATGGAGATGGTAAAAGCTCCAGAAAGTGAGAAGTTTGAGTACTTTTTAGATTACTTTGCAGATCTTTACAACCAAGTTTTAAGACAGCTCCAAGATGAAGGAGTTAAAATAGTTCAACTTGACGAGCCTGCCTTTGTCCTTGATTTATCAGATAAAGAAGTAGACCTTGCATTAAAAATCTATAAAAAAGTAGTTGAAGGTATTGATAAATTAGATGTTATAGTTCAAACTTACTACGAAAGCCTATCTTCGTATGAAAAACTTGTTAACCTTCCTGTAAAAGGTATAGGACTTGATTTTGTGTCAAACACAGAAAACTTTGAAAACATTAAAAGGTATGGATTTCCAAAAGATAAGTTATTAGTAGCAGGGGTTGTATCAGGAAGAGACCCTTGGAAAACAGATTTGAGACAAACAGCAGAGTTTATAAAATCTTTATTTGACTACGTATCTCAAGAAAATATAATCATTTCAAACGCAGCTCCTTTATTCCACCTTCCTGTTAGCCTTAAACCAGAAGTAGGACATTTAAGTGAAGATTTAATAAATCTTCTATCCTTTGCAGATGAGAGATTACAGGAGCTTACAACATTAAAACAGCATTTTACAGAAGGAAAAGAGCTCCCAAAACAAAACCTACAAGATATAAGGGACAAATACAAAAACGAAGAAGTTAGAAAGTTAGTAAACCAGTATAAAAACCAAGGAGTTGGAAGAAAAAAACCGTTTAAAGAAAGATACAAAAAACAGATGGACATATTAAAACTACCACTTTTCCCTACAACGACTATAGGAAGTTTCCCACAAACACAAGAAGTTAGAAAGGTTAGAGCTGACTACAAAGCAGGAAGAATAACAGAAAAAGAGTATAAAGAGTTTATAAAATCTCAAATAGCAAACGTTATAAAAATACAAGAAGATCTTGATTTAGACGTTTTAGTTCACGGTGAGTTTGAAAGAACTGATATGGTTGAGTTTTTTGGTGAAAAGTTAGAAGGTTTTGCATTTACAAAAAACGGATGGGTTCAATCCTACGGAACAAGATGTGTAAGACCCCCTATTATTTATGGTGATGTATCAAGGCCAAACCCTATGACATTAGAAGAGATTACGTATGCTCAATCTCTTACAAACAGACCTGTAAAAGGAATGTTGACAGGACCTGTGACTATCCTAAACTGGTCTTTTTATAGAAAAGATATTCCAAAAGAGGACATTGCTTATCAGATAGCTTTAGCTTTAAGACAAGAGGTGATAGACTTAGAAAAAGCTGGAATAAAAATAATACAGATAGATGAGCCAGCATTTAGAGAAGGACTCCCACTTAAAAAGTCAAAACAAGAACACTACCTAAACTGGGCTGTAAACGCATTTAAACTATCCCACGACACTGTAAAAGACGAAACCCAGATTCATACTCATATGTGTTATTCAGAGTTTAACGAGATAATAGAGTACATATACAAAATGGACGCAGATGTTATATCCATAGAAGCTTCAAGAAGTAAAGGTGAAATACTCACTGCTTTTGAAAAGTTCAACTATGACCACGGTATAGGTATAGGTGTTTACGATATTCACTCTCCAAGAGTCCCAAGGGAAGAAGAGATAGAAGAGATTGTAAGAAGATCTTTGAGATATATTGATAAAAACCTTATATGGATTAATCCAGACTGTGGTTTAAAAACAAGAGGCTGGGATGAAACTATAAAATCTTTGAAAAATATGGTAAACGTTGCGAAAAAGCTAAGAAGTGAAATACAATAG
- a CDS encoding Fur family transcriptional regulator — MKKLVIPQGYKTTKQRKAILEVLEENITPMHAEEIYFKLKEKGIDISLSTIYRNLDMLQKQGLVVKAYMLNEDKARFGLSSKKNYLICQECKKIVIIDNCPFEKFKEELIEVHGFDILGHSIEVYGICPECKEKIKNDEKLLQENK, encoded by the coding sequence ATGAAAAAGTTAGTAATACCCCAAGGATATAAAACTACAAAACAGAGAAAGGCTATCTTAGAAGTTTTAGAAGAAAATATTACACCTATGCATGCAGAAGAAATATACTTTAAACTTAAAGAAAAAGGAATAGATATAAGCCTTTCAACTATATACAGAAATCTTGATATGCTTCAAAAACAAGGTTTAGTTGTTAAAGCTTACATGTTAAACGAAGATAAAGCAAGGTTTGGACTTTCTTCAAAAAAGAATTACTTAATCTGTCAAGAGTGTAAAAAGATAGTGATAATAGATAACTGTCCTTTTGAAAAATTTAAAGAAGAGCTTATAGAAGTCCACGGATTTGACATTTTAGGACATAGTATAGAAGTCTATGGAATCTGTCCAGAATGTAAAGAAAAAATCAAAAACGACGAAAAGCTTTTACAAGAAAATAAATAA
- a CDS encoding TonB-dependent receptor plug domain-containing protein, with the protein MKRLLVMALLTSKFVMAQEEVNIVSSYGTGSSLTQTTSPVNIITQEELQEIKPKTLTEVITKISDISFVSNGGYGQTTSLYLRGFGPIRTLILLDGIRLNDITGLNGAMIEHILATDIQQIEIIKGTQSGVWGADATAGVINIITKKPKKGFSSNAYFEYGSYITRRYGTTFSFANDKIYLLFGLHRLDSQSISAVEPYGKKWKDLKMEPDPYKNDTVNLKIGLNITENDNVESTMRFIDAIVNYDGFDSITFKPADAENKAHINEKFYTFKYTKTIKNYQAQIYYNQSDFYRQYNEPKGWIKSYGYEGRVKELGFKYRLDYVKNSFLNLGFVRQDFVENDSNLNNRYHNTGYFITNILMIKDLVLSQSVRSDNYSKFSDKITYKFGGKYIFNKDFYILANYGTAYNVPTLYQLFSRDGNPNLKPENTKSYDLGFSYKGFSFDYFHYKITDMIDFNLNTFKYANISGDSKIKGYEMSYRYIFKNFNIDVYIGYTNLSAKDKNDKDLPRRPKEKIDFNITTFPVDSISINFNGQYIGKRKDTNNVQTGYYTILNTTLNIKLNKYLSAYLKIDNITNKYYQTVYGYASFGRSIYAGLNGSF; encoded by the coding sequence TTGAAAAGATTACTGGTTATGGCTTTACTTACTTCAAAGTTTGTAATGGCACAGGAAGAGGTAAATATAGTGTCTTCTTACGGGACAGGGTCATCTTTAACTCAAACAACTTCCCCTGTAAATATTATTACCCAAGAGGAGCTTCAAGAGATAAAACCTAAAACGTTAACAGAGGTTATAACTAAAATATCTGATATTTCTTTTGTATCAAATGGTGGATACGGACAAACTACATCTTTATATTTAAGAGGTTTTGGACCAATAAGAACTTTAATTTTATTAGACGGTATAAGACTAAATGATATAACTGGTTTAAATGGGGCTATGATTGAACACATTCTTGCTACAGACATTCAACAGATAGAGATTATAAAAGGGACTCAGTCTGGTGTATGGGGAGCTGACGCAACGGCAGGAGTGATAAACATAATCACGAAAAAACCAAAGAAAGGTTTTTCTTCAAATGCTTACTTTGAATACGGTAGTTATATAACAAGAAGATACGGAACAACTTTTTCTTTTGCAAACGATAAAATATACCTACTTTTTGGCTTACATAGATTAGATTCTCAATCTATATCAGCTGTTGAACCATATGGGAAAAAGTGGAAAGATTTAAAAATGGAACCAGACCCTTACAAAAATGATACTGTAAACTTGAAAATAGGGTTAAATATAACTGAGAATGATAATGTAGAGTCTACAATGAGATTTATTGACGCAATAGTTAACTATGATGGATTTGATTCTATAACGTTTAAACCTGCAGATGCAGAGAATAAAGCTCATATAAATGAAAAGTTTTACACTTTTAAGTACACAAAAACGATAAAAAATTATCAAGCACAAATATATTACAATCAATCAGATTTTTACAGGCAGTATAATGAACCTAAAGGCTGGATAAAAAGTTATGGTTATGAAGGTAGAGTAAAAGAGTTAGGATTTAAGTATAGGTTAGATTATGTAAAAAACTCATTTTTAAATTTAGGATTTGTAAGACAAGACTTTGTAGAAAATGATTCAAATCTTAATAATAGATACCACAACACAGGATACTTTATTACAAACATACTAATGATAAAAGACTTGGTTTTATCCCAGTCTGTAAGGTCAGATAACTACAGTAAATTTTCTGATAAAATTACTTACAAGTTTGGTGGAAAGTACATTTTTAACAAAGATTTTTACATTCTTGCAAACTACGGCACAGCTTACAACGTCCCAACTCTTTATCAACTTTTCAGTCGTGACGGTAATCCTAACTTAAAACCAGAGAATACAAAAAGCTACGATTTAGGCTTTTCTTATAAAGGTTTTTCTTTTGATTACTTTCACTATAAAATTACTGATATGATAGATTTTAATTTAAATACATTTAAGTATGCTAACATATCAGGTGATTCAAAGATAAAAGGTTATGAAATGTCTTACAGGTATATTTTTAAAAACTTTAATATAGATGTTTACATAGGATATACAAACCTTTCTGCAAAAGACAAAAATGATAAAGACCTACCAAGAAGACCTAAAGAAAAGATAGATTTTAACATTACAACCTTCCCTGTAGATAGTATCTCTATAAACTTTAACGGACAGTATATAGGAAAAAGAAAAGATACTAACAATGTTCAAACTGGCTACTATACTATACTTAACACAACTTTAAACATCAAGTTAAACAAATATCTATCCGCATATTTAAAGATTGACAATATTACAAATAAGTACTATCAAACAGTTTATGGTTATGCGTCGTTTGGAAGGTCTATATATGCAGGATTAAACGGAAGTTTTTAA
- a CDS encoding PHP domain-containing protein, translating to MELLLLLLFLYIIYFEFRPVRIINLDKVSKTDFKEINLYKYNVIAHVHTQFSFDSLGKPSDIKKAMEENSIDFVFITDHDNTDYSLFEDDRIFSGIEKNTPDGRLLLLGNTLPVISHPHNFDFEHYRWKGEFKEGHLYEFIDIKDIVVWNKFITGLALIKNISIYPLTRNIVHKWNSLIPIDKWRKLYWDRAKHLNIIGGLDLHVKVVYQERTHGLLIPSYKAGFKWLINKVYSKQPIRTKQEILKALEDGNLYLSINQNFIDIYGEDEEGVKILGESLKSGGKINIKSLKKAVNIIYHNCVPILKTDTSEFSFKVEKEGDYHLEVYEYDFKIFNLYFGFRPVVLTNKFKVIN from the coding sequence ATGGAATTACTCTTACTACTACTATTTTTATACATAATATATTTTGAATTTAGACCAGTTAGAATTATAAATCTTGATAAAGTTTCAAAAACAGACTTTAAAGAAATAAACTTATACAAATACAACGTTATAGCCCACGTCCATACCCAGTTTTCTTTTGATTCATTAGGCAAACCCTCTGATATAAAAAAAGCTATGGAAGAAAATAGCATAGACTTTGTTTTTATAACAGACCACGACAATACAGATTACAGCCTATTTGAAGATGATAGAATTTTTTCGGGAATAGAAAAAAACACCCCTGACGGAAGATTACTGCTCCTTGGCAATACACTTCCAGTTATATCTCATCCTCACAACTTTGATTTTGAACATTACAGATGGAAAGGAGAGTTTAAAGAAGGACATCTTTACGAGTTTATAGACATTAAAGATATAGTTGTGTGGAATAAGTTTATAACTGGATTAGCACTTATAAAAAATATATCAATATATCCTCTTACAAGGAATATAGTCCATAAGTGGAACAGTCTTATACCCATAGACAAATGGAGAAAACTTTATTGGGATAGGGCTAAACATCTAAACATAATAGGCGGACTTGACCTTCACGTAAAAGTTGTTTATCAAGAGAGAACTCACGGACTTTTAATACCTTCTTACAAAGCTGGATTTAAATGGCTAATAAACAAAGTTTACTCAAAACAACCAATAAGGACAAAACAAGAGATTTTAAAAGCCCTTGAAGATGGAAATCTTTATCTATCAATCAATCAAAACTTTATAGATATATACGGAGAAGATGAAGAAGGAGTAAAGATTTTAGGAGAAAGTTTAAAATCAGGTGGCAAGATAAACATAAAATCCCTAAAAAAAGCAGTTAATATTATCTATCACAACTGTGTTCCAATTTTGAAAACAGACACTTCAGAATTTTCTTTTAAAGTTGAGAAAGAAGGGGATTATCACTTGGAAGTTTACGAGTATGATTTTAAAATTTTCAACCTTTACTTTGGATTTAGACCTGTAGTATTAACAAACAAATTTAAGGTGATAAATTGA
- a CDS encoding phosphatase PAP2 family protein, producing the protein MRKDWEVSIKWNVKLFYLINQKRFKFLDNFYKYFFYMGKTYSLPLYFLLFYIFTDTTAFKHLIVSLIITGILMPTLKYIFRHKRPSSLLENVYLLEPVSLKSFPSADSGYVATIFGVSLFYGSLPLSVILFILMILVGYGRVYMGAHFPLDVITGYTIGILSAVAGFYLISHF; encoded by the coding sequence TTGAGAAAAGACTGGGAAGTATCTATAAAGTGGAATGTAAAACTGTTTTATCTGATAAATCAAAAAAGGTTTAAATTTTTAGACAATTTTTACAAGTACTTTTTTTATATGGGAAAGACTTACTCACTACCCCTATACTTTCTACTTTTTTATATTTTTACAGATACAACTGCCTTCAAACATCTTATAGTAAGCCTTATTATAACAGGAATACTTATGCCTACATTAAAGTATATCTTCAGACATAAAAGACCTTCTTCACTACTTGAAAATGTGTATCTACTTGAGCCTGTAAGTTTAAAAAGTTTTCCTTCAGCTGACAGTGGATACGTTGCTACTATATTTGGAGTATCTTTATTTTATGGAAGTTTGCCATTATCTGTAATACTATTTATTTTAATGATTTTAGTTGGTTATGGTAGAGTTTATATGGGAGCTCACTTTCCTTTAGATGTAATTACTGGTTATACTATAGGAATTTTATCTGCGGTAGCAGGATTTTATTTAATTTCTCATTTTTAA
- a CDS encoding efflux RND transporter permease subunit, translated as MDRLIDILIKYRLVILSLCIFIFFYGLYSIKKMPVDAIPDLTDTQVIVYSKWIGQSPSVIENQITYPIVSNLMGLAKVKSVRGYSMPNYSIVYIIFQDGVDLYWARSRVLEKLSSIKDSLPPQASIELSPDATGVGWIYQYVLVSKSMSLDKLWSIQNFYLKYGLLSVENVADVVSVGGFEKEFRVILDPKKCLQFNVSLEEIINALKETNKETGGKYIEYNSREFIVRSKGYVSSMDDMKNTVVKVKDSVPIKIGDFAKVIETPALRMGTADFNGLGNTVGTVVIMRSNANAYKTIQQVKEKLNILKSGLPSDVEIIPVYDRSKFIEDSINHLKKVLIEESFVVVVVIGLFLLSITLGIVVVIFLVLSVLSTFIFMDFFNVSSNIMSLGGIAIAIGTMVDASIVLIESFVKRREEGKSVVEAIKESFSEVGKPIFLALLIVAVSFVPLLSLKGQAGKLFEPLILTKTFSMLTASVFSLIVVPVLIYYLGKGKFIPEERHPVVRFFIKIYTPLFFLALKYRYLILMLIPVSIVGNYLIYKNLQKEFMPQLNEGVIMYMPITSAGISIQEAQRLLTLQDKIIKSFPEVETVFGKAGRADTPTDPAPLSMIETIIALKPTEKWRDGMTYENLITQLDTALQITGVVNSWTMPIRGRIDMISTGIRTPLGIKIYGSDINQTLELAKNVEMALTGMEGVISVFAERSSYSTYLDIAPDREKLGLYGLRVEDVAKTVEYLFGNTPVSVYIYGRERYNITLGIPRDLRQNPEEVLLPLNDKFIPLKAVAEIKKTSSPAEIKSENGLFVSYVYITPKQNADITKIVQTATEKINKEVNFPTGYYYQFSGQFEYWQEALNDLKLIIPLVLITIFVLVYLSFERLFETLLVIITLPVSVFGGFLAMYILGYKLSIASITGFLALLGIAAEMTIVMIIYIVNALKESKIVNKEEFISKIYSGSVKRVRPKTMTMITILASLIPAVLLKGSGYEVISVVALPMLGGILTSFITSLFLIPALYSLKMRN; from the coding sequence ATGGATAGATTAATAGACATTTTAATTAAGTATAGGCTTGTAATCTTATCTTTATGTATTTTTATATTTTTTTACGGGTTATACTCTATTAAAAAAATGCCTGTAGATGCGATTCCAGATTTAACCGATACTCAGGTTATTGTGTATTCAAAATGGATAGGTCAATCGCCTTCAGTAATAGAAAATCAAATTACTTATCCTATTGTTTCAAACTTAATGGGTCTTGCAAAGGTTAAATCTGTTAGAGGCTATTCTATGCCTAACTACTCTATAGTTTATATAATTTTTCAAGATGGAGTTGACCTATACTGGGCAAGAAGTAGAGTTTTAGAGAAGCTGTCTTCTATAAAGGATAGTTTACCACCTCAAGCTAGCATAGAACTCTCTCCAGATGCTACAGGTGTAGGATGGATATATCAGTATGTGTTAGTTTCAAAAAGTATGTCTTTAGATAAACTTTGGTCTATTCAAAACTTTTATCTTAAGTATGGACTGCTTTCAGTTGAAAATGTTGCTGATGTTGTATCAGTTGGAGGCTTTGAAAAAGAGTTTAGAGTTATTTTAGACCCAAAAAAATGTTTACAGTTTAATGTGTCTTTAGAAGAAATAATAAATGCCTTAAAAGAAACAAATAAAGAAACAGGTGGAAAGTATATAGAATATAACTCCAGAGAGTTTATAGTTAGGTCTAAAGGTTATGTATCATCTATGGATGATATGAAAAATACTGTAGTAAAAGTAAAAGATTCAGTTCCAATAAAAATTGGAGATTTTGCTAAGGTTATTGAAACTCCAGCTTTAAGAATGGGTACTGCTGATTTTAATGGTCTTGGAAATACTGTTGGCACAGTTGTTATTATGAGGTCAAATGCAAACGCTTATAAAACAATCCAGCAGGTAAAAGAAAAATTAAATATTCTAAAAAGTGGTCTGCCATCAGATGTAGAAATTATACCTGTTTACGACAGGTCAAAATTTATAGAAGACTCTATAAATCACTTAAAAAAGGTTTTAATTGAGGAATCTTTTGTTGTTGTAGTTGTAATAGGACTGTTTTTGTTGAGTATAACGCTGGGTATTGTAGTTGTAATCTTTTTAGTTTTATCTGTTTTATCTACTTTTATCTTTATGGACTTTTTTAATGTAAGTTCAAACATAATGTCCTTAGGTGGAATAGCTATTGCAATAGGTACAATGGTAGATGCATCAATCGTTTTAATAGAATCATTTGTTAAAAGAAGAGAAGAAGGTAAATCAGTAGTAGAAGCAATAAAAGAATCTTTTTCTGAGGTAGGAAAACCTATATTTTTAGCTTTACTGATTGTTGCTGTTTCGTTTGTTCCTTTATTATCTTTGAAAGGACAGGCTGGAAAGTTATTCGAGCCACTGATTTTAACAAAAACTTTCTCAATGCTTACAGCTTCTGTTTTTTCTTTGATAGTTGTTCCTGTTTTAATCTATTACTTAGGTAAAGGAAAGTTTATTCCAGAAGAAAGACATCCTGTAGTTAGGTTTTTTATAAAAATCTACACTCCTTTATTTTTTCTTGCATTAAAATACAGATATCTAATATTAATGCTGATACCTGTATCCATAGTAGGAAACTATCTTATATATAAAAATTTACAAAAAGAGTTTATGCCTCAGCTAAATGAAGGTGTAATAATGTATATGCCTATTACATCAGCAGGTATATCTATTCAAGAAGCTCAAAGATTACTTACTCTACAAGATAAAATAATAAAAAGTTTTCCAGAAGTTGAGACTGTTTTTGGTAAAGCAGGGAGAGCTGATACACCAACAGACCCTGCACCCTTATCTATGATAGAGACTATTATAGCTCTTAAGCCTACTGAAAAGTGGCGTGATGGAATGACATATGAAAATTTAATTACACAGCTGGATACAGCATTACAAATTACTGGTGTTGTAAACAGCTGGACTATGCCAATTAGAGGAAGAATTGATATGATATCTACAGGTATAAGAACTCCTCTTGGAATAAAAATTTATGGCTCTGATATTAACCAAACCCTCGAATTAGCAAAAAATGTAGAAATGGCTTTAACTGGTATGGAAGGGGTTATTAGTGTCTTTGCAGAAAGAAGCTCTTACTCTACTTATTTAGATATTGCTCCAGATAGAGAAAAATTAGGACTATACGGTTTAAGAGTAGAAGATGTAGCAAAAACTGTTGAGTATTTATTTGGTAATACTCCTGTGTCTGTGTACATATATGGTAGAGAAAGATATAACATCACTCTTGGTATTCCAAGAGATTTAAGACAAAATCCAGAAGAAGTTTTATTACCATTAAATGATAAATTTATTCCTTTGAAAGCCGTTGCAGAGATAAAAAAAACATCATCTCCAGCTGAGATTAAATCAGAAAATGGTCTGTTTGTGTCATATGTGTATATAACACCAAAACAAAATGCAGATATTACTAAAATAGTACAGACCGCTACAGAAAAGATTAATAAAGAGGTAAATTTTCCAACAGGATACTATTATCAATTTAGCGGACAATTTGAGTACTGGCAAGAAGCTTTAAATGACTTAAAGTTAATAATACCTTTAGTGTTAATAACAATTTTTGTTTTAGTTTATTTAAGTTTCGAAAGATTATTTGAAACACTTTTAGTTATAATCACATTACCTGTTTCTGTATTTGGAGGATTCTTAGCAATGTATATACTTGGATACAAATTAAGTATTGCAAGTATTACAGGATTTTTAGCACTCCTTGGTATAGCTGCAGAGATGACAATAGTTATGATTATTTATATAGTTAACGCATTAAAAGAATCTAAAATCGTCAATAAAGAAGAATTTATAAGTAAAATATATTCTGGTTCTGTTAAAAGAGTTAGACCAAAAACTATGACTATGATAACAATCTTAGCAAGCTTAATCCCAGCTGTTTTACTAAAAGGCTCAGGTTATGAGGTTATATCTGTTGTGGCACTTCCAATGCTTGGAGGAATATTAACTTCCTTTATAACATCTTTATTCTTAATCCCTGCTCTGTACAGTTTAAAAATGAGAAATTAA
- a CDS encoding nitrous oxide reductase accessory protein NosL has translation MRWILALILVVITTSFGQPKDLQKEERCPICGMSVSPKDKLLSQVKLKDGSYKFAESPKHILKFYFLNQDKASEIWVKDYNTGKWIDGRLAYYVIIQDGPMGPDLAPFSTKLSATKFSKKEKVYSFKDITRDLIEKLDTHTH, from the coding sequence ATGAGATGGATTTTAGCTCTTATTTTAGTTGTTATTACTACTTCCTTTGGGCAACCAAAGGATCTTCAGAAAGAAGAAAGATGCCCTATATGTGGCATGAGTGTAAGTCCTAAAGATAAACTTCTATCTCAGGTGAAGCTAAAAGATGGTTCTTACAAATTTGCAGAAAGTCCAAAGCACATTTTGAAATTCTACTTTTTAAATCAAGATAAAGCATCAGAGATTTGGGTAAAAGATTACAATACTGGAAAGTGGATTGATGGAAGATTAGCCTATTACGTAATTATTCAAGATGGACCTATGGGACCTGATTTAGCTCCATTCTCTACAAAACTATCTGCCACAAAATTTTCTAAAAAAGAAAAAGTTTACTCTTTTAAAGACATAACAAGAGATTTAATTGAAAAATTAGATACTCATACTCACTAA